From the Tissierellales bacterium genome, one window contains:
- a CDS encoding TrmH family RNA methyltransferase — MKLKRYRKKMEHSYTLGAAPTVELLKRTPEHVVKVILSKRIDEDANIGIIYNICSKWNIPIEIDEKTINRLSNKGNCFVIGVFEKFTRNVQRNSSHIVLVNPSNMGNLGTIIRTCVGFDMNNLVLITPCVDIFNPKVVRASMGAIFNLNFSHYDSFDEYLKDYPDRKIYTLMLKGATEINKLERKKEEKFSLIFGNEAAGLDDSFLDIGKSVLIKHNDSIDSLNLPIAVGIAIYAFLN; from the coding sequence ATGAAATTAAAGAGATATAGAAAAAAGATGGAACATTCTTATACACTGGGAGCAGCTCCAACAGTAGAATTATTGAAAAGGACTCCAGAACATGTGGTTAAAGTTATACTTAGCAAGAGAATAGATGAAGATGCTAATATTGGAATTATTTATAACATTTGTAGTAAATGGAATATCCCTATTGAAATCGATGAAAAAACTATTAATAGGTTAAGTAATAAAGGAAATTGCTTTGTTATAGGTGTTTTTGAAAAATTTACTAGAAATGTTCAAAGAAATAGTTCACATATCGTGCTAGTGAATCCAAGTAATATGGGGAACCTAGGTACCATTATTCGTACTTGTGTCGGATTTGATATGAATAATTTAGTACTAATAACTCCCTGTGTTGATATTTTTAATCCCAAAGTAGTTAGAGCATCTATGGGAGCTATATTTAATTTGAATTTTTCCCATTATGATTCTTTTGATGAATATTTAAAAGATTATCCTGATAGAAAAATATATACATTAATGTTAAAGGGAGCAACAGAAATTAATAAATTGGAAAGGAAGAAAGAAGAAAAGTTTTCCTTGATTTTTGGTAACGAAGCAGCAGGGTTAGATGATTCTTTTTTAGATATAGGGAAAAGTGTATTAATAAAGCATAATGATTCTATAGATTCTCTAAACCTTCCTATAGCAGTAGGAATAGCCATATATGCTTTTTTAAATTAG
- a CDS encoding DUF1657 domain-containing protein, with protein sequence MTVQSDLKQAIASCEAAKGSYSLMAEATEDQQAQQMFDQMSSEVDRHIDYLNDRLSSVNENNPLNS encoded by the coding sequence ATGACCGTACAAAGTGATTTAAAGCAGGCAATTGCTTCATGTGAAGCTGCAAAAGGAAGTTATTCTTTAATGGCTGAAGCAACTGAAGACCAGCAAGCACAACAAATGTTTGACCAAATGAGTTCTGAAGTAGATAGGCATATTGACTATTTAAATGATAGATTAAGCTCCGTAAATGAAAATAATCCTCTTAATTCCTAA
- a CDS encoding DnaJ domain-containing protein: protein MNILKKVTGKFLYGLAKLISVILDALIKLVEGVITVLGNVARGFIALIGAGGCLLFFILFGPLGLAILMNPLALLLILFFIIIPVLGTRLVSYLKYLKYIVTEYLLDRSAYLTDGVSYEFDSLDGYKNKYKKMEAERKRREQERRRAEQQREWEERFRKWNEYQDYQRRNRDYSTYDSYGQNTRYGNQQTYVDPTSEFKRKYEESCDLLGVAYNADKYEIKLAYRKKAKEYHPDLNKSPNATEMFQKIGSAYEFLNDGNIDRYKNMN, encoded by the coding sequence ATGAATATATTAAAAAAGGTAACGGGAAAATTTTTATACGGTCTTGCTAAATTAATATCAGTAATATTAGATGCCTTAATAAAATTAGTAGAAGGTGTAATAACAGTTTTAGGTAATGTAGCTAGAGGATTCATTGCACTAATAGGGGCAGGAGGATGTTTATTATTCTTTATACTCTTTGGTCCTTTAGGGTTAGCAATCCTTATGAATCCGTTGGCACTTTTGCTTATATTATTTTTTATTATAATTCCAGTATTAGGAACTAGATTAGTTTCCTACCTAAAATACTTAAAGTATATTGTAACAGAATACTTACTTGACCGTTCAGCTTATCTTACAGATGGAGTGAGTTATGAATTTGATTCCCTCGATGGTTATAAAAATAAATATAAAAAAATGGAAGCTGAGAGAAAAAGAAGGGAGCAAGAACGTCGTAGGGCTGAACAACAAAGAGAATGGGAAGAAAGATTTAGAAAATGGAATGAATACCAAGATTATCAAAGAAGAAATAGAGATTATTCTACTTATGACTCGTATGGGCAAAATACTAGATACGGTAATCAACAAACTTATGTAGACCCAACTAGTGAATTTAAGAGAAAATATGAAGAAAGTTGTGATTTATTAGGTGTTGCATATAATGCAGATAAATATGAAATAAAATTAGCATATAGAAAGAAGGCAAAAGAATATCATCCAGACTTAAACAAATCTCCGAATGCAACAGAAATGTTTCAAAAAATAGGTAGTGCCTATGAATTTTTAAATGATGGTAATATAGATAGATATAAAAATATGAATTAG
- a CDS encoding mechanosensitive ion channel: METFLTELSLAVPSIIYAIVLLVIAFLVAGFSKSLAVKLLKKLNLDKYTDKLGVVDETTGSSLEFVGNLVYAIVFLLFLPAVLNRLGMQGVSSPIEMFVSKFLNFLPNLIGAIIILSIGIFLAKLIRQIITPILKRLNVDRLQEKAGVTTSDSVTISSMISYVIYVLIIIMSITAALQALNISAISNPAISMLDRIFNAIPKLFVAIAIVIIGNTIAKMAGKLLENILSSAGTDHLINKLIPSDNEKIKNISLSKIVGKIVKYIIVILFVVEAFSFLNFHVLKSVGEGIISYLPYLISGILIMGIALFASAWIENIMIKKLSSSKFIALVVKSLIIMVAVFMTLSQLGFAKSIVNAAFIIILGALAIAFAISFGIGGREFASNILKGIENKVEEEKK; the protein is encoded by the coding sequence ATGGAAACTTTTTTAACTGAACTTAGTTTAGCTGTTCCTTCAATAATTTATGCAATTGTACTTTTAGTAATTGCTTTTTTAGTAGCAGGGTTTTCTAAAAGTTTAGCAGTAAAGCTTTTAAAGAAGTTAAATCTTGATAAGTATACAGATAAACTGGGAGTAGTAGATGAAACAACGGGAAGTTCTTTAGAATTTGTAGGTAATTTGGTATATGCTATTGTTTTCTTGTTATTCCTTCCAGCTGTTTTAAATAGGTTAGGGATGCAAGGTGTGTCATCACCTATTGAAATGTTTGTTTCTAAGTTTTTAAACTTTTTACCAAATTTAATAGGCGCTATTATTATTTTATCTATAGGTATATTTTTGGCAAAACTTATACGTCAAATAATTACACCAATATTGAAAAGATTAAATGTTGACAGGTTACAAGAGAAAGCAGGTGTTACTACTTCAGATAGTGTAACCATTTCTTCAATGATTTCTTATGTAATATATGTATTAATAATAATTATGTCTATTACAGCGGCACTTCAAGCATTGAATATTTCAGCTATTTCTAATCCAGCTATTTCTATGCTAGATAGAATTTTTAACGCTATACCAAAACTATTTGTTGCTATTGCTATAGTTATTATTGGAAATACAATTGCAAAAATGGCTGGAAAGTTGTTAGAGAATATTCTTTCAAGTGCAGGGACAGATCATTTGATTAATAAATTAATACCATCAGATAATGAAAAAATAAAAAACATCTCATTATCTAAAATAGTTGGGAAAATTGTTAAATATATTATAGTAATATTATTTGTTGTTGAAGCATTTAGTTTTCTAAACTTTCATGTATTGAAATCAGTTGGTGAGGGGATTATATCTTATTTACCATATTTAATTAGTGGAATATTGATTATGGGTATTGCTTTATTTGCTTCTGCATGGATTGAAAATATTATGATTAAGAAACTCTCAAGTTCAAAGTTTATTGCATTAGTTGTAAAATCTTTAATTATTATGGTTGCAGTATTCATGACACTTAGCCAACTAGGCTTTGCAAAATCGATTGTTAATGCAGCATTTATAATAATATTAGGAGCTTTAGCCATAGCTTTTGCAATATCATTTGGTATTGGCGGAAGGGAGTTTGCTTCTAATATTTTAAAAGGAATAGAAAATAAAGTAGAAGAAGAAAAAAAATAA
- a CDS encoding small acid-soluble spore protein, whose translation MSVKKQTTLETKKALEKLTIETKEEFSIDDPKNLTSKETGLTVRELVKMGQKQLINKE comes from the coding sequence ATGTCAGTAAAAAAACAAACAACTTTAGAAACCAAAAAAGCTTTAGAAAAACTTACAATTGAAACTAAAGAAGAATTTTCGATAGATGATCCTAAAAATTTAACCTCAAAAGAAACTGGATTAACAGTAAGAGAATTAGTGAAAATGGGGCAAAAACAGCTTATTAATAAAGAATAA
- a CDS encoding PPC domain-containing DNA-binding protein: MDYKKFGNKYILRLEQGEEVVTKLKEFCKEQNIKLGWIKGIGAVNKIKIGIFKVDEKVYYTKELRGDYEITSLLGNISTMDGEVYLHLHINLSDDEYKTYGGHLDSAIISATGELVIEAIDGIVDREFNQDIGISLFKFD, encoded by the coding sequence ATGGATTATAAAAAGTTTGGTAATAAATATATTTTAAGATTAGAACAAGGAGAAGAAGTTGTTACAAAATTAAAGGAATTTTGTAAAGAACAAAATATAAAGTTAGGATGGATTAAAGGCATCGGCGCAGTGAATAAGATAAAAATTGGAATTTTTAAAGTAGATGAGAAAGTATATTATACTAAAGAATTAAGAGGAGATTATGAAATTACCAGTTTATTAGGTAATATTTCTACTATGGATGGAGAAGTTTATTTACATCTGCATATAAATCTATCTGATGATGAATATAAAACCTATGGTGGACATTTAGATTCAGCTATAATAAGTGCTACAGGAGAATTAGTTATAGAAGCTATAGATGGCATTGTAGATAGAGAATTTAATCAGGATATTGGAATAAGTTTGTTTAAATTTGATTAA